One Acidobacteriota bacterium DNA segment encodes these proteins:
- a CDS encoding protein kinase, with protein sequence MSYPEGTRVGPYEIQHPLGAGGMGEVYRARDTKLGRDVALKILPEAFARDPDRRARFEREAQILASLNHPNIAAIYGVEDAATAGSAHLVRALVLELVDGPTLAEPLRFAPLPLDEALPIARQIVEALDAAHAQGVVHRDLKPANIKLRPDGTVKVLDFGLARLVDPAGAAQAVPSPEAANSPTVTSPALTRLGVILGTAAYMAPEQARGRQADKRADIWAFGCVLFEMLTGRRAFHGETVSDTLASVLRSDPDWSALPLETPEPIRRLLRRCLVKDVQARLSDIGVARLEIADALAAPATARPAGAPPPAPARAAWPRGTLLGLGAIVAGLIGFLVWQARPAVRPPTSVRFLLAPPPGARFPTATTRSSLAISPDGRLVAFRAYRPGEQAALWIRALDSVNARELKGTLDAQMPFWSPDSRALGFFADGKLKKIDVESGTVQTVCDAPAAAGGAWALDGTIVVGHATGGLSRLAAGSGQLVELTTPDAARRETHHVLPVFLPDGRRFLYTAQPGNTVYLASLDSDARTRVMDSDSRAQYAPPGYLVFGRQGTVMAQPFDPASGVVSGEPVAVAERVQTVAIPEGGSMTLFSVSNAGVLVYEGAVEEPGGTPVWVDRDGRELGPVNPALGTVEFPRFSPDGRRLALIVNRDLWVDDLQGRPPIRLTFDGATSRHYTPLWTNDGRRIVYETVSPSPLRSIAADASSTAADDLTLPGHFHPVGWSPSGTELLAVEISPPDTNVVSFALATNARTRPTPVVETPGNDGGAGAALSPDGRWLAYASNATGRQEVWVRPYPGPGAPVRVSPSGGDEPVWSRDGRELFYLEVNKMMAVSVSLGANAERAGEFRYKPPVQLYEASYLRGGQPPTYDVSPDGRFVRLKAPVGEEPGNQPLGVVVNWLEGVAR encoded by the coding sequence ATGAGCTATCCGGAGGGTACGCGTGTCGGCCCGTACGAGATCCAGCACCCGCTGGGGGCCGGCGGCATGGGCGAGGTGTACCGGGCGCGCGACACCAAGCTTGGACGAGACGTCGCGCTCAAGATCCTGCCGGAAGCGTTCGCGCGCGATCCCGATCGGCGCGCGCGGTTCGAGCGCGAGGCGCAGATTCTCGCCTCGCTCAATCATCCGAACATCGCGGCCATCTACGGCGTCGAGGACGCGGCGACGGCCGGGTCGGCGCATCTCGTGCGCGCGCTCGTGCTCGAGCTGGTGGACGGGCCGACGCTCGCCGAGCCGCTGCGGTTCGCGCCGCTGCCACTCGACGAGGCGCTGCCGATTGCGCGGCAGATCGTCGAGGCGCTCGACGCCGCGCACGCGCAGGGGGTGGTCCACCGCGATCTCAAACCCGCCAACATCAAGCTGCGGCCCGACGGCACCGTGAAGGTGCTCGACTTCGGTCTGGCGCGCCTCGTCGATCCGGCAGGGGCGGCGCAGGCCGTGCCGTCGCCCGAGGCGGCCAACTCGCCGACGGTGACGAGCCCGGCGCTCACCCGCCTCGGCGTGATTCTCGGCACGGCGGCCTACATGGCGCCCGAACAGGCCCGCGGCCGGCAGGCGGACAAACGCGCCGACATCTGGGCGTTCGGTTGCGTGCTGTTCGAGATGCTGACCGGCCGCCGCGCGTTCCACGGCGAGACGGTTTCCGACACGCTGGCCAGCGTGCTGCGCAGCGATCCCGACTGGAGCGCGCTGCCGCTCGAGACGCCCGAGCCGATTCGCCGGCTGCTGCGGCGGTGTCTCGTCAAGGACGTGCAAGCGCGGCTCTCCGACATCGGCGTCGCGCGGCTCGAGATCGCCGACGCGCTCGCCGCGCCAGCGACGGCTCGCCCTGCCGGCGCGCCGCCGCCCGCGCCGGCGCGTGCGGCGTGGCCGCGCGGCACGCTGCTCGGCCTCGGCGCGATCGTCGCCGGATTGATCGGGTTCCTGGTGTGGCAGGCTCGTCCGGCCGTCCGCCCGCCGACCTCCGTGCGCTTCCTGCTCGCGCCGCCGCCGGGCGCGAGGTTCCCGACCGCGACGACCCGGTCGAGCCTGGCCATTTCTCCGGACGGCCGACTGGTCGCATTCCGCGCCTATCGGCCCGGCGAGCAGGCCGCGCTCTGGATCCGCGCGCTCGACTCGGTCAACGCCCGCGAGCTGAAAGGCACGCTCGACGCCCAGATGCCCTTCTGGTCGCCGGACAGCCGCGCCCTCGGCTTCTTCGCCGACGGCAAGCTCAAAAAGATCGACGTCGAGAGCGGCACCGTCCAGACGGTCTGCGATGCGCCGGCCGCCGCCGGCGGCGCCTGGGCGCTCGACGGCACGATCGTCGTGGGCCACGCCACCGGCGGCTTGTCGCGGCTCGCTGCCGGGAGCGGGCAACTCGTCGAGCTCACGACGCCGGATGCCGCGCGCAGGGAGACCCATCACGTGCTGCCGGTCTTCCTGCCCGACGGCCGGCGATTCCTCTACACGGCGCAGCCCGGCAACACGGTGTATCTCGCGTCGCTCGACAGCGACGCGCGCACGCGCGTCATGGACTCGGATTCGAGAGCCCAATATGCGCCGCCCGGATACCTCGTGTTCGGACGGCAAGGCACCGTGATGGCTCAGCCGTTCGATCCGGCGAGCGGCGTCGTCAGCGGCGAACCTGTCGCCGTTGCCGAGCGCGTGCAGACGGTAGCGATTCCCGAGGGCGGCTCGATGACGCTCTTCTCGGTCTCCAACGCGGGCGTGCTCGTGTATGAAGGCGCCGTCGAGGAGCCCGGCGGCACACCCGTGTGGGTCGATCGCGATGGGCGCGAGCTGGGCCCGGTCAACCCGGCGCTCGGCACGGTCGAGTTCCCGCGCTTCTCGCCCGACGGCCGGCGCCTCGCGCTGATCGTCAACCGCGACCTGTGGGTGGACGATCTGCAAGGGCGCCCGCCGATCCGGCTCACGTTCGACGGCGCCACGTCGCGTCACTACACGCCGCTCTGGACGAACGACGGCCGGCGGATCGTGTACGAAACCGTGTCGCCCTCGCCGTTGCGTTCGATTGCCGCCGACGCGAGCAGCACGGCCGCCGACGACCTCACGCTGCCCGGCCACTTTCATCCGGTCGGCTGGTCGCCGAGCGGCACCGAGCTGCTGGCCGTCGAAATCAGTCCGCCCGACACGAACGTCGTCTCCTTCGCGCTCGCGACGAACGCCCGCACCCGGCCGACGCCGGTGGTCGAGACGCCGGGCAACGATGGCGGGGCCGGTGCCGCGCTCTCTCCCGACGGGCGATGGCTGGCGTACGCGTCGAATGCGACGGGCCGTCAGGAAGTGTGGGTCCGGCCCTATCCCGGGCCGGGTGCCCCGGTGCGCGTGTCGCCCAGCGGCGGCGACGAACCGGTGTGGTCGCGCGACGGCCGCGAGCTGTTCTACCTGGAAGTGAACAAAATGATGGCCGTGAGCGTCTCGCTCGGCGCGAATGCCGAACGCGCCGGTGAGTTCCGCTACAAGCCGCCAGTTCAACTGTACGAAGCCAGCTATCTGCGCGGCGGCCAGCCGCCGACCTACGACGTGAGCCCCGATGGCCGGTTCGTGCGATTGAAAGCGCCGGTCGGCGAGGAGCCCGGCAATCAGCCGCTCGGCGTCGTCGTCAACTGGCTGGAGGGCGTCGCGCGGTGA
- a CDS encoding DUF2723 domain-containing protein produces MSETRLSGRWRDALTLCGLAALAALVYAKTLFPDIGGGGDSVKFQYLGKMLGTAHPPGYPLYVLLGHVFSWLPVGSVAYRANLMSAVFGVVAALAVYLAVREIGATRAAAAAAALGLAFGRAFWAKAVVAEVYTLAGALTALSLWTVLRWATLRTDRWLYASVAFASLAFGNHLSILFVVPSLVAFVLLTDWRRVLRPRVMAAVAAIVLAGAAQYGYVWLRTAQGAVALEATARSFRELVDVVTARRFAADMFHYTAGEVVHDRVPESLASLWRELGWTGAPLAAIGLVWLGRRRPSAFVLLAGALTGVVLLVLNVFGDMEGFLTPAYVAAWIAAGAGAHALAGGVRASRNALSRGGTRGTSLAAAAILVLVAAVQLRANYAANDHHRRDFERRFLTALFDRLPTGAGILQEGYAIDQLVLYKLYAEDDALTRTISMVPRDPERAAAFAGDGHPIVAFDSGAALLADHGFTLQPVALDEPLYMVLRSLPAGTVVAIAARPGAAFGFGPDDAASLATLGIEATFYGAERRGLVAIGVAGAASGALEQLAPENADVAVESGVPIGGTGHPAPLAVRASLSADAAAIAVGGEERARVRDGLALVIIAAGGRAVSAARIDATRAVRVPVDTSDLPVFRATTFGRCVSIGNQGWTDVSRAAATTIVLRVDNYRPFDSTATLYVAGDRDLAPARAGTAGAGTPIVTIDRFSESAADRARLAAALARDGVLPAPALLAAPFAARLAVAVNDDGQSSATSFTLAAPPASAVARAQVDLNNPRRATVCGSTPIGAGSAGSAAPASSP; encoded by the coding sequence GTGTCCGAGACACGACTCTCCGGCCGCTGGCGTGACGCCCTCACGCTCTGCGGCCTCGCGGCGCTCGCGGCGCTCGTCTACGCGAAGACGCTCTTCCCCGACATCGGCGGGGGCGGCGACTCCGTCAAGTTCCAGTACTTGGGGAAGATGTTGGGCACGGCCCATCCACCGGGATACCCGCTCTACGTCCTGCTCGGGCACGTGTTCAGTTGGCTGCCCGTCGGCTCGGTCGCCTACCGCGCCAACCTGATGTCCGCCGTCTTCGGCGTCGTGGCTGCGCTCGCGGTGTACCTGGCTGTACGGGAAATCGGCGCCACGAGAGCGGCGGCGGCCGCCGCCGCGCTGGGACTGGCCTTCGGGCGGGCGTTCTGGGCGAAGGCAGTGGTCGCGGAGGTCTACACGCTGGCGGGCGCGCTGACGGCGCTGTCGCTCTGGACGGTGCTGCGATGGGCGACGCTCCGGACGGATCGCTGGCTCTACGCCAGCGTGGCGTTCGCCTCGCTCGCGTTCGGCAACCATCTGTCGATCCTGTTCGTCGTGCCGTCGCTCGTCGCATTCGTCCTGCTGACCGACTGGCGGCGGGTACTGCGGCCCCGCGTCATGGCGGCGGTCGCGGCGATCGTGCTCGCGGGCGCCGCGCAGTACGGCTACGTGTGGTTGCGAACCGCGCAGGGCGCCGTCGCACTCGAGGCGACTGCGCGTTCGTTCCGCGAACTGGTGGACGTCGTGACCGCGCGGCGCTTCGCCGCGGACATGTTCCACTACACCGCCGGCGAGGTCGTGCACGACCGTGTACCCGAATCGCTCGCCTCGCTCTGGCGCGAGCTCGGATGGACGGGCGCCCCGCTGGCGGCGATCGGCCTCGTGTGGCTGGGCCGCCGGCGGCCGTCGGCGTTCGTGCTCCTCGCTGGCGCCCTGACGGGCGTCGTGCTGCTCGTGCTGAACGTGTTCGGCGACATGGAGGGGTTCCTCACGCCGGCGTACGTCGCAGCGTGGATAGCCGCTGGCGCCGGCGCGCACGCGCTCGCCGGGGGCGTGCGGGCGTCGCGCAACGCGCTCTCGCGCGGCGGGACCCGCGGCACGTCCCTCGCGGCAGCCGCCATCCTCGTCCTCGTCGCCGCGGTGCAGTTGCGCGCCAACTACGCCGCCAACGACCACCACCGGCGTGACTTCGAACGCCGCTTCCTGACCGCACTGTTCGATCGGCTTCCGACAGGGGCTGGGATCCTGCAGGAGGGATACGCCATCGATCAGTTGGTGCTCTACAAGCTGTACGCCGAAGACGATGCCCTCACCCGCACGATCAGCATGGTGCCGCGCGACCCCGAGCGCGCGGCAGCCTTCGCGGGCGACGGCCATCCGATCGTCGCGTTCGACTCGGGCGCCGCGCTGCTCGCCGATCACGGCTTCACGCTTCAGCCGGTCGCGCTCGACGAGCCTTTGTACATGGTGCTGCGCTCGCTGCCGGCCGGAACGGTCGTCGCGATCGCGGCCCGGCCCGGCGCCGCCTTCGGCTTCGGGCCCGACGATGCGGCGAGCCTGGCCACGCTCGGGATCGAGGCCACGTTCTACGGCGCCGAGCGCCGCGGACTCGTCGCCATCGGCGTCGCGGGCGCGGCATCCGGAGCCCTCGAGCAGCTCGCGCCCGAGAATGCGGACGTGGCGGTCGAATCGGGTGTTCCGATCGGGGGCACCGGGCACCCAGCGCCGCTGGCGGTTCGCGCGAGCCTGTCGGCCGACGCCGCGGCGATTGCCGTCGGCGGAGAAGAGCGCGCGCGCGTGCGCGACGGGCTCGCGCTCGTCATCATCGCGGCGGGCGGACGGGCCGTGTCCGCGGCTCGCATCGACGCCACCCGCGCCGTCCGCGTGCCCGTCGACACCTCGGACCTGCCGGTGTTCCGCGCGACCACGTTCGGCCGGTGCGTGTCGATCGGCAATCAGGGCTGGACGGACGTGTCACGGGCCGCCGCGACGACCATCGTGTTGCGGGTGGACAACTACCGGCCGTTCGACAGCACCGCGACGCTCTACGTCGCCGGCGACCGCGACCTCGCGCCGGCGCGGGCCGGCACGGCTGGCGCGGGGACGCCGATCGTGACGATCGATCGGTTCAGCGAGTCGGCGGCCGATCGCGCACGCCTCGCCGCCGCGCTGGCGCGCGATGGCGTGCTGCCGGCGCCGGCGCTCCTGGCCGCGCCATTCGCCGCACGCCTCGCGGTGGCCGTCAACGACGACGGCCAGTCGTCTGCGACGAGCTTCACGTTGGCCGCGCCGCCGGCGAGCGCCGTCGCCCGCGCCCAGGTCGATCTGAACAACCCGCGGCGGGCGACGGTTTGCGGATCCACGCCAATCGGCGCGGGATCCGCGGGCTCGGCTGCGCCGGCGTCGTCGCCTTGA
- a CDS encoding DUF1080 domain-containing protein: MSATAVRGQEPAGDEAGFTPIFDGRTLAGWRLVNGRGPGYVVKDGTIVCPKNGGGNLFTEKAYADFVLRFEFRTEPGGNSGIGIRAPYEGTSSSEGMEIQILDDGHPMYKGVIRPEQHHGSIYDVIPARTGFLKPAGEWNSEEIRADGRRIRVTLNGAIVVDADLDIVREPAVLAKHPGLARRAGHIGLLGHDSLVEFRNLRIRPLG, encoded by the coding sequence GTGAGCGCCACCGCCGTCCGGGGGCAGGAACCGGCCGGCGACGAGGCCGGCTTCACGCCGATCTTCGACGGGCGGACGCTCGCCGGCTGGCGGCTCGTGAACGGACGCGGGCCCGGCTACGTCGTGAAGGATGGCACGATCGTCTGCCCGAAGAACGGCGGCGGCAATCTCTTCACCGAGAAGGCATACGCGGACTTCGTGCTCCGCTTCGAGTTCCGCACCGAGCCCGGCGGGAACAGCGGCATCGGCATCCGCGCGCCCTACGAAGGGACGTCGTCGTCCGAAGGCATGGAGATCCAGATACTGGACGACGGCCATCCCATGTACAAGGGCGTCATCCGCCCCGAGCAGCACCACGGATCGATCTACGATGTCATCCCCGCGCGCACCGGATTCCTGAAGCCGGCGGGCGAGTGGAACAGCGAAGAGATCCGCGCGGACGGACGCCGGATCCGGGTGACGCTCAACGGCGCGATCGTCGTGGACGCGGATCTCGACATCGTCCGCGAGCCGGCCGTGCTCGCGAAGCATCCGGGTCTCGCGCGGCGCGCGGGCCACATCGGCCTGCTGGGGCACGACTCGCTGGTCGAGTTCAGGAACCTGCGGATCAGGCCCCTCGGCTGA
- a CDS encoding DUF1080 domain-containing protein: protein MVSAVAIVAAAAGVWAADPPDFVPDAKFTGSSLTGWRVLGQADWRAENGELVGRAKGDAGGWLVMDKAFQDLQFFANLRGDAGSRTGVLLRAEKTADGGMRGVYVSFADGDHVSYRVTLDAQGRETNRVRIGTAPAAGSPAATAAAAAKLAPGDWNPVKINIWNETVRTWPGAGGVFADQETGTFGPVALYVGGTGEVRYKDVAWKDVNVVELPDEVVNSRFTIKRLSELYYGWSAVASDVNRDGAMDIISGPFVYFGPNFTMRRIYRMDRVYNPATEYAPDMVNFTHDFTGDGYPDVLASGWDRKLGTRPIDLYVNPKGEPRRWSHTTVMATPISESVLMKDVDGDSTPEFIFAVADGYAFAKPGPDPAQPWIVHNVAPAGQRGNIHGLGGVGDVNGDGKADIVTISGWYEQPAGGATVKPWAFHPYSFGTASTEMGVFDVNGDGLTDVVASLSVHGWGLAWYEQKKAADGSRTFEKHDIATDYSTKNAGNVVFSEAHAARFVDMTGDKIPDFVVGKRYWSHLETYNGPDPYGPAAIYVYRTVRNAKAPGGAEFVPELLHNRGGVGSAFEVADLNKDGKPDIAVANAYGTQVLLSK from the coding sequence ATGGTGTCGGCCGTGGCGATCGTCGCCGCTGCCGCCGGCGTGTGGGCAGCCGATCCGCCGGACTTCGTGCCGGACGCGAAGTTCACCGGGTCGTCGCTGACCGGGTGGCGGGTTCTCGGCCAGGCTGACTGGCGGGCGGAGAACGGCGAGCTCGTCGGCCGTGCCAAGGGCGATGCCGGCGGCTGGCTGGTCATGGACAAGGCCTTTCAGGATCTCCAGTTCTTCGCGAACCTGCGTGGCGATGCCGGTAGCCGGACGGGCGTGCTGCTGCGCGCGGAGAAGACCGCGGATGGTGGGATGCGCGGCGTCTACGTATCGTTCGCGGATGGCGATCACGTGTCCTATCGCGTGACGCTCGACGCGCAGGGACGGGAGACGAACCGCGTGCGGATCGGCACGGCGCCGGCGGCTGGTTCACCGGCCGCGACGGCGGCCGCCGCCGCGAAGCTCGCGCCGGGCGACTGGAACCCCGTCAAGATCAACATCTGGAACGAGACCGTGCGCACGTGGCCGGGCGCGGGCGGCGTGTTCGCCGATCAGGAGACCGGCACGTTCGGACCGGTCGCGCTCTACGTGGGAGGCACGGGCGAGGTCCGCTACAAGGACGTCGCGTGGAAGGACGTCAACGTCGTGGAGCTGCCGGACGAGGTCGTGAACAGCCGGTTCACGATCAAGCGGCTGAGCGAGCTGTACTACGGCTGGTCCGCCGTCGCCTCGGACGTCAATCGCGACGGCGCCATGGACATCATCTCGGGCCCGTTCGTCTACTTCGGGCCGAACTTCACGATGCGCCGGATCTACCGGATGGATCGGGTCTACAACCCGGCCACCGAGTACGCCCCGGACATGGTGAACTTCACCCACGACTTCACCGGTGACGGCTACCCCGACGTCCTCGCTTCCGGCTGGGATCGCAAGCTGGGCACGCGGCCCATCGATCTGTACGTCAACCCGAAGGGCGAGCCGCGGCGCTGGAGTCACACGACCGTGATGGCGACGCCGATCTCCGAGAGCGTGCTGATGAAGGACGTCGACGGCGACAGCACGCCGGAGTTCATCTTCGCGGTGGCGGACGGCTACGCGTTCGCGAAGCCGGGGCCGGATCCGGCGCAACCGTGGATCGTGCACAACGTCGCGCCGGCGGGCCAGCGAGGCAACATCCACGGGCTCGGCGGCGTCGGCGACGTGAACGGCGACGGCAAGGCCGACATCGTGACGATCAGCGGCTGGTACGAGCAGCCGGCCGGCGGCGCCACCGTCAAGCCATGGGCGTTCCATCCCTACTCCTTCGGGACGGCGTCCACCGAGATGGGCGTCTTCGACGTCAACGGCGACGGGCTCACCGACGTCGTCGCGAGCCTGAGCGTGCACGGCTGGGGGTTGGCCTGGTACGAACAGAAGAAAGCGGCCGACGGCAGCCGGACGTTCGAGAAGCACGACATCGCGACCGACTACTCCACGAAGAACGCCGGCAACGTCGTGTTCTCGGAGGCGCACGCGGCGCGGTTCGTCGACATGACCGGCGACAAGATCCCCGACTTCGTCGTCGGCAAGCGCTACTGGTCGCACCTCGAGACGTACAACGGCCCGGATCCCTACGGCCCCGCGGCGATCTACGTCTATCGAACGGTGCGGAACGCGAAGGCACCCGGCGGCGCCGAGTTCGTCCCGGAGCTCCTGCACAACCGGGGAGGCGTGGGCTCCGCGTTCGAGGTCGCCGACCTCAACAAGGACGGCAAGCCCGACATCGCCGTCGCCAACGCATACGGCACGCAGGTGCTGCTGAGCAAGTGA
- a CDS encoding TIM barrel protein: MPSRDTRTEVSRRDLLRASALAPVALVSLDRLDRATPAAVVPPPYTLSINIEIMFRATRLTRADRIRFIADRGFKAYSFWSADEAERAAMLKAQKETGLTCVSLVGTGTAGGTTGFTRPGAADALLGEFRERIAIARQFGTPDLISFVGELQADVSWETQRTGIVDGLKRAGDLAAAAGVTITVEPLSVGPKERRRALDRTAECYPVIRDVGHPNVKVCFDLYHLQRTEGNLVENLRRGLQEPLIKIVQIGDNPGRLEPGTGEIHYPFVFKELRRLNYRGYLDTEMGTSSTPEHAMDVARRLSEEN, translated from the coding sequence ATGCCCAGTCGTGACACTCGCACCGAAGTGAGCCGGCGTGATCTGTTGCGCGCGAGCGCGCTCGCGCCCGTCGCGCTCGTCAGCCTTGACCGCCTCGACCGCGCCACGCCGGCGGCCGTGGTGCCGCCGCCCTACACGTTGTCGATCAACATCGAGATCATGTTCCGCGCCACGCGGCTCACGAGAGCCGACCGCATCCGGTTCATCGCGGATCGCGGCTTCAAGGCGTACAGCTTCTGGAGCGCCGACGAGGCCGAGCGTGCCGCGATGCTGAAGGCGCAGAAGGAGACAGGGCTGACGTGCGTCAGCCTCGTCGGGACGGGCACCGCCGGTGGGACCACCGGGTTCACCCGACCGGGAGCGGCCGACGCGTTGCTCGGCGAGTTCCGCGAGCGTATCGCCATCGCACGCCAGTTCGGCACGCCCGACCTGATCAGCTTCGTCGGGGAGCTGCAGGCCGACGTCTCGTGGGAGACGCAGCGCACCGGCATCGTGGATGGCTTGAAGCGCGCCGGCGACCTGGCGGCCGCGGCTGGCGTGACGATCACGGTCGAGCCCTTGAGCGTCGGACCGAAGGAGCGGCGCCGCGCGCTGGATCGCACCGCCGAGTGCTATCCGGTGATCCGCGACGTGGGCCACCCGAACGTCAAGGTCTGTTTCGATCTCTACCACTTGCAGCGGACCGAAGGGAATCTCGTGGAGAACCTGCGCCGAGGGTTGCAGGAGCCGTTGATCAAGATCGTCCAGATCGGCGACAACCCCGGCCGGCTCGAGCCTGGCACCGGCGAAATCCACTATCCCTTCGTCTTCAAGGAGCTTCGGCGCTTGAACTACCGCGGCTACCTGGACACCGAGATGGGCACGTCCAGCACGCCCGAGCACGCGATGGACGTGGCGCGCCGGCTGTCCGAGGAGAACTGA
- a CDS encoding carbon starvation protein A, with product MPRVLRHLIWIGVAVLTAFALAGIALDRGEPVNSMWLVVASVGCYAIGYRFYAKWIAARVMALDDRRATPAERLRNGHDFEPTNKWIVFGHHFAAIAGPGPLVGPTLAAQFGYLPGTLWIIVGAVLAGCVQDFVILFASMRRDGKSLGQMAKEEIGAIGGVTALVTVLLIMIILLAVVSLVVVNALRDSAWGTFTIAATMPIAVFMGVYLRYWRPGRVLECSLIGFVLVVASIVGGQAVAASPSLAPVFTLSGMTLAWLVIGYGFLASALPVWLLLAPRDYLSTFVKLGVVLLLGLGILWVRPDLEMPALTQFVDGTGPVFKGKIFPFAFITIACGAISGFHALIASGTTPKLIAREWHAWPVGYGGMALESFVAVMAMIAACVMEPGVYFAVNAPAGVVGATPAAAVATISSWGFPVTADQMSALAAGVGEATLFARTGGAPSLALGMAHIFSSSIGGAALVGFWYHFAIMFEALFILTIIDAGTRVGRFMLQDLLGHVYAPFARTSWMPSVLVSSALVVLAWGYFLVQGVLDPLGGINSLWPLFGIANQLLAATALCVATTILVRMHGARYMWVTCVPLAWLLAATLTAAWQKVLSPMSALGFLAQAAELQQALDGGRVAADRIAATRALIFNARLDAAVCALFAVLVVVIAADSVRIWAGVLRGTLRRTTSEAPFVPSQLEPEEL from the coding sequence ATGCCTCGTGTTCTGCGTCATCTGATCTGGATCGGCGTCGCGGTGCTCACCGCGTTCGCGCTGGCGGGCATCGCGCTCGACCGCGGCGAGCCGGTCAACAGCATGTGGCTCGTCGTGGCGTCCGTCGGCTGCTACGCCATCGGCTACCGCTTCTACGCGAAATGGATCGCCGCGCGGGTGATGGCGCTCGACGATCGGCGCGCCACGCCGGCCGAGCGGCTTCGCAACGGGCACGACTTCGAGCCCACCAACAAGTGGATCGTGTTCGGCCATCACTTCGCGGCGATCGCCGGGCCCGGCCCGCTCGTCGGCCCGACGCTCGCGGCCCAGTTCGGCTATCTGCCCGGCACGCTGTGGATCATCGTCGGCGCGGTGCTGGCTGGCTGCGTGCAGGACTTCGTGATCCTGTTCGCCTCGATGCGGCGTGACGGCAAGTCGCTCGGGCAGATGGCGAAGGAGGAGATCGGCGCGATCGGCGGCGTCACGGCGCTCGTCACCGTGCTGCTCATCATGATCATCCTGCTCGCCGTCGTCAGCCTCGTCGTGGTCAACGCGCTGCGCGACAGCGCCTGGGGCACGTTCACGATCGCGGCGACGATGCCGATCGCCGTGTTCATGGGCGTGTACCTGCGGTACTGGCGTCCGGGCCGCGTGCTCGAGTGCTCGTTGATCGGCTTCGTGCTGGTCGTCGCGAGCATCGTGGGCGGCCAGGCGGTGGCGGCCTCACCGTCGCTCGCGCCCGTCTTCACCTTGAGCGGCATGACGCTCGCGTGGCTGGTGATCGGCTACGGCTTCCTCGCGAGCGCGCTGCCGGTCTGGCTGCTGCTCGCGCCGCGCGACTACCTCAGCACGTTCGTGAAGCTCGGCGTCGTCCTGCTGCTCGGCCTGGGCATTCTCTGGGTGCGGCCGGATCTCGAGATGCCCGCGCTGACGCAGTTCGTGGACGGCACGGGGCCGGTGTTCAAGGGGAAGATCTTTCCGTTTGCCTTCATCACGATCGCGTGCGGGGCGATCTCGGGCTTCCATGCGCTGATCGCGTCCGGCACCACGCCGAAGCTGATTGCGCGCGAGTGGCACGCGTGGCCCGTCGGCTATGGCGGCATGGCGCTCGAGAGCTTCGTCGCCGTCATGGCGATGATCGCCGCCTGCGTGATGGAGCCTGGCGTGTACTTCGCCGTGAACGCGCCGGCCGGCGTCGTCGGCGCCACGCCGGCTGCGGCGGTGGCGACGATCTCCTCCTGGGGATTCCCGGTGACGGCCGATCAGATGTCCGCGCTGGCGGCCGGCGTCGGCGAGGCCACGCTCTTCGCGCGCACCGGCGGCGCGCCCTCGCTCGCGCTCGGCATGGCGCACATCTTCTCGTCGAGCATCGGCGGCGCCGCGCTCGTCGGGTTCTGGTACCACTTCGCCATCATGTTCGAAGCGCTCTTCATCCTCACGATCATCGACGCCGGCACGCGCGTCGGGCGCTTCATGCTGCAGGATCTGCTCGGGCACGTGTACGCCCCGTTCGCTCGGACGAGCTGGATGCCGAGCGTGCTCGTCTCGAGCGCGCTCGTCGTGCTCGCCTGGGGCTACTTCCTCGTTCAAGGGGTGCTCGATCCGCTCGGCGGGATCAACTCGCTCTGGCCTCTCTTCGGGATCGCCAACCAACTGCTCGCCGCGACGGCGCTCTGCGTGGCGACGACGATCCTCGTCCGCATGCACGGCGCGCGCTACATGTGGGTGACGTGCGTGCCGCTCGCCTGGCTGCTGGCCGCCACGCTCACCGCCGCCTGGCAGAAGGTGCTGTCGCCGATGTCCGCGCTCGGCTTTCTCGCGCAGGCGGCCGAGCTCCAGCAGGCGCTCGACGGCGGCCGCGTGGCCGCCGACCGCATCGCCGCGACGCGCGCGCTGATCTTCAACGCGCGGTTGGACGCGGCCGTCTGCGCGCTCTTCGCCGTGCTGGTCGTCGTGATTGCGGCCGACTCGGTCCGAATCTGGGCGGGCGTGCTGCGCGGAACGCTGCGGCGCACGACCAGCGAGGCGCCCTTCGTGCCCTCGCAACTCGAGCCGGAGGAGCTGTGA